tgaatTACAAAGGTTTAAAGTTAAACGTTCAAGATTTTAGCAATGACAACAATATGCCAAtaccatttaaaaatattattttttcggcACTTATTGACACAATCGCTTTGCACTGCTTCCTAGCAGCATACACAGTTCACACAACCTGCTTGCTGTAAAAGCTGCGTTAATCGACGAAAAATAGTAGAGCTTCGAACCCTCGAGCTTTAGACtaatttcgaatttcgaacCCCACTGCATATGGTGGTGGCTTGCCGGGCTAGTTTGAGAGCGAGCAATCGAGTGGTTGTTAGTTCATTGAAATATAAGAACGTAGACACATATTGCTGACATCGTGGCAGTTTATCTCGTCGTGGAAGTGTGAAGCGTATCTATGGTGTTATATATGTCCTGAAAGTTTTATTGGATATTGTTATCCGTATGCGGTCACATACATACACCGAACATGCCCAAAAGGAAGACAGCCACTGCCATGGATATTCTTGTGTCGGCAACTTAGTAAACTATCTGGTTTCGGTGACtaagaaaatttgtattttgtgcaAAATCAAAGCTGATGTGGCTATTAGTCAAACGGTCCTTTTCAGTAGCACCGAAAAATTCACTAACAATGaagaaaatcaatatttttcaattgcaaataaaaaggtAAAACATAAGTAGTGCCTactcatcattatcattatcacttattttaataaacaatataaaataagtcTATCAATTTCACCCTGAAGCTTCCAGTTTCTCTGTTTAATTCTAAGATTCtaagatacaaataaataaaataaattcttactTAATTGctaatgacaaaaaaaaagacaatgcTAAGACTTCAGTCAACTCTATTTACAAGTTAGGtctatatttattagttaattgtagtgctatatataatatatttaatataagcTATAAGGCTATAAGTACGTTCCACGTTATTTGATGGGACAATCTGGCCCACGAGCTGGATTGCAACATTGCTACTGAAAGGTTGCTAGCAACTCTCATCACCACTAAAgtcaattatattataatattgtttcaataacgaaaaaatcttaaaattgaatgaagaaggcaaaatcttaaatcaaaataataattgtagaTTGGATATACTTTACAAAGGATTTATTATGACTTCaatgagaaaaataaatggaatggaaaaatcttaaaattgatCCAAGAAGGCAAAATCTTGCTTATGCTTAAgattaaaagaataaaaccaaatatattacaaatatacgtATTATAAATggtataaaactaaaaagaaatatttttatgaatctatttatttttaagtaaatttaaaaggGATGCCAAATTATCTCAAAAATGGTTGCACTTTCTGCCCTGCTGAATAATATCttgcaacaataataataatgttattttcgatttttctaACAATATGATTTTACATAATGTTATGGAATTCATTAAAGTAAGTAAGTAGGTAAGGGCatatgaaaaatgttgaaCATTAGCTtacgtttattttttatatgtcCAAATGTTACAAAAAAGAATTCACAAAACGAAATCCTTTGTAATTCGCGAGAATCAAGTAGTATCAAAAGTAACGAATATCATAAAAAGTTACTCGAACTCAAAGTTACGCgaacattaaaaaattttaatttttaataataaagctCAACAAAACGCAAACAATAAGCTTGCAGACGCGCCCGAAGCTGCGGTCGCGGAAATCGGAGACGATGTCGACCCGGACGCTGAAGTCTTAGATAAAATAAGAATGCAGAGAATAAGTTAAATGATTCAAGAAATAGATAGATACTTATTAATACAGAAATGCAAAGGTAGATTAATAAACTTTCAGAtgaagtaaagaaaataatccAATCTATTTGAAATACTAATTACGGATGCTCATTacagaaattcaaaattgaatacTTACAATAACGCTTGCAAATAATCTCCCCAGAACTCCCCATAGTCAATTTAATGGAAgtattcaaaatcaaaatattacaatCTGATAATGAAATTTACATGTTAATTGAGTACCCTAGAGTTAAGCAAATATGtaagaaaacaataattttccCGGTATTCGATAACCAAACTGTCCTACAAGTCCAAGACAACATAGTGGTGGAGTACGACGATGGAATATTTGCTGTCAGCAAATGCAAACCTACAAACTTCGCCACCTTTTGCAAGAAGTTAATACGAGACAGCAGAGCCCGTAATAAACAATACGAGGTATTTGAACCACAACTCTTTGGTGGAGAAAATTTCAGTCATCGCTGCTTCGCCACTCCTCTACTTGCCTATCCTCAATGCATCGGATGATCcagcaaaacataaatttcatcCATCAACTCTCAGTAGAAGTCAATTTAGGATGATAGCTGATTGATGATTGTTTTTTTCGGAACAATCGCCATGCATCAACACCAATCAAGTTAAAAGTGGCCATCACCCAACTTGACGTTACCGGGGCCGGCCACGATCTTAAGAGGGAAATAGTTAAAAGCCGTCACTCCCAGTCATTCGTCGAATTGCCCTCGCACGCTCAGGCGAGCAACTTGCGAAGCGACCCACGTGCTGAGGGTTTCATAtgtcataataataatataatatttcctCCAGAGATAAGGTACACAAGACATCTTCATCATAGGAACCTTCATTTGTAATCTTGAAATCTTACACATTCCAATGTAAGTGGGTACCTCCCTTTTTTATACTACGATTAACTTATTGTCTAGGGTACAATCAATTACGGAGACCCCTTTTATTGATGTCTGGCATTCCCACAACGCTATGGTGGGTGGTGGCGTCCATGCCGACGACTAGCTGTTTCTTGGAGAATCAGACCTCTCCCATTAATACCAAAGGACCAGATTTGTTGTAACAGAATCTTAGCGGAATACATCCCTCTCAGCTCTCCAGGAAACAACAGTTAAATCGTCAGTGCTAAAATTAGACAGTAGATGAGCGTGTAACTCATTTCTTATaaggatggcagttctcgTTACACTTACCGTTGACGGGATGAAGAGTTAGGCTATTCTAGGCCGGGGACCTAGTAGTCCGACGCAATTTACGGTTCCTGGATCAAAGCTGCGTAAGCGGCTCAAGGGCGAGGAAGTACTCCGCCAAAGCCATTTCAGACTTGTAGTggttgagttgcagcacactcattagaggttTGCACACTCGCAGTGTGGTCCGCCTGCACAAACAGttcctccccctcctccaCCATCTTGTCAGTTAAGTTGAGATGCAGGGTGGCGTCGGTCATACTCTCTATACCGAGATCTGCCTCAACTTCCCCTGACCTcaacgtgtgtgtgtccttgtcAGTAGGATGACGTTTTTTAAGACGTAGGTACACGCTCCCTACGCCCCACGCCATTTTTCCGTTCCGCTTATAAAGCATGTCCTCGGCCTCCTTGTTGATCTGAAGGATCATGTGCTGCCCGCCATTATTTGGTAAAGGTTCATCGATCTTCAACACTGACCAATCAGTCGTCGGAATGGCCGGGTTCTGCTTCTTAAGCAACTGAAGTGCTCGCTCCCCTTGAACTACGACAGGAAAGAGGACTTTAGCTTTCGGCATGGATGGAATGCTATTTATATCTACAACGTCCAGGTTAGCTCCTTCCCATAAGCCGTCCAGCTTGGGGACGGTTTTCTTCAGCCAGAGCAACGTTGGGACATCCTTGCATGTTAGGATTTTGACCCCGTTGAGCCAACCCGCGCCTTTAAATGTAGGCATTGGGCTGTCTGGGGCGTTCTCCATCCTGACGAAAAGTGCGTCCACCAGCTTGGCATGGGTCAACTGCCACCGATCTGCGGACATTTTCCCGTTAGAGTCTCCTCTGTCGATGAGAGCAACGGCCAGATGCCGCCTGGCAGTTTCTGAAACTGTTGCTCTCGGGTTCTGTCTCGGAATATTTTCCGTATTTTGTTCTGGCTTGGGTGGCCCAGGCGGTCGCTGCTTTTTTCTTACTGGAGCCCCTTGCTTGGGACTCTCAGCAGACCGTTGACGCTTGCTTGTCATGGACTCCACCTTTGGATTGGCAGCCACGATGAAACCGCTCTGCACTTGCgtgatttttaaaaagttgGTGCGGTTATCACGCAAATAAGCGTCGGCCCAGGCAAGCTTCTCCTTGTCTTGAACAGACAGGTTTGCTCTGCCGCAGAACCGCGCCTGAATGCGGACTGCCGCCTTGTATTTGGCTTTTTCCTTTAGGCCCAACGTGCCCCGCTTCGCAACCTTAGAGGTGCTGGCGATAGGTCGTGGACTCCGAAGAAGACGCTCCTCTACAGCAGATGAAATCGACGCCACGCTCTCTTGGTCCGAATCAACAAGGACATCGGTACCCGCGCGCATGAATCTCAGATCGTTGTTTGTGGGAGTATTGTTGCAACTGAGGTAGCCTACACCCAAAACCTCAGTGGTGTGACCGCTGACGACACTTTCCCTCCCGTGACCGCCGATGGTAGCAGTTACGCCTTCCGCCGACGTTTGGGCTGACATCCCAGCCTGAGTTGAAGTATTAATATGTTCCATTCTCGGACATATGGCGTCAGACACCTCGCTGCCTCCCACGTGGCAGGCCGATCTTgattttctaaaaattaatttaattaaattaattaatacatcAGATAAATTGCAAAGTTGTGCAGAATCTTTTCTGCTCGACTAAATgaacaatatttcaattagtaaatattcaaaagaTTTGCCAATCACATATATGTAGCTCTATATGGGTCTAGTAGAAGTTAAGTTAACGAATTCCACTGCTAACGTTATTAATAAAGCAGaatcgaaaaatatatatatggaattaacaaatatttggctgataatcattatataattccacattattttcatatatagaTTTGCATTTCGCAATAATATGTTATGGAATAATAGGCATTGATTTCATAAAGAAATTCTATTGTCAATTAGACTTCAAACCTAATGAAGAGTGGCTTGTCATAAGACCAAATGATAATTAATTTCCCAATTTATGTTCCAATAACATACAATTCTGGTAATAGCTCCATAATTCTACCTGCAAGATCTCAAGTGGTCCGAAAGATTAGTATTTGGTAAAACAAGTGATttgccaaaatattttaatagcaTAGATAACATAGTGTCTATACGCAATATATATGATTGTACTAAGCGAAGTAAATATAGACTAGAGGTAGCATACAAAAGAGCTAGAAATTCGATAGAAGAAAACAagaacacaaataaaaaagtatataatcAGAAAGTATGTAATATGTATAGATCAGTAGGTGATTAGTTAGATTATAAATATGCTGGTATGTATAAAGTAACGGAAATAGGAGAAAGAAATAACATTATAAGaatagataataataacagGAAGCAAACAGTTCATAAGGATagattaaaaatttgtatttcataattgtatttagtataGCCATGT
This window of the Drosophila albomicans strain 15112-1751.03 chromosome 2L, ASM965048v2, whole genome shotgun sequence genome carries:
- the LOC117564271 gene encoding uncharacterized protein LOC117564271 translates to MEHINTSTQAGMSAQTSAEGVTATIGGHGRESVVSGHTTEVLGVGYLSCNNTPTNNDLRFMRAGTDVLVDSDQESVASISSAVEERLLRSPRPIASTSKVAKRGTLGLKEKAKYKAAVRIQARFCGRANLSVQDKEKLAWADAYLRDNRTNFLKITQVQSGFIVAANPKVESMTSKRQRSAESPKQGAPVRKKQRPPGPPKPEQNTENIPRQNPRATVSETARRHLAVALIDRGDSNGKMSADRWQLTHAKLVDALFVRMENAPDSPMPTFKGAGWLNGVKILTCKDVPTLLWLKKTVPKLDGLWEGANLDVVDINSIPSMPKAKVLFPVVVQGERALQLLKKQNPAIPTTDWSVLKIDEPLPNNGGQHMILQINKEAEDMLYKRNGKMAWGVGSVYLRLKKRHPTDKDTHTLRSGEVEADLGIESMTDATLHLNLTDKMVEEGEELFVQADHTASVQTSNECAATQPLQV